One Cryptomeria japonica chromosome 9, Sugi_1.0, whole genome shotgun sequence genomic window carries:
- the LOC131053440 gene encoding probable L-type lectin-domain containing receptor kinase S.7 → MAVKRIYQNSEEGLRQYESEIAIIDSLSHPNLVPLLGWCHDRNGEFLLVYEYMSNGSLDEYLFKGEAQIRALSWNERFSIVCDLASVLLHLHEESSLRVLHRDIKYSNIILDCNFVAQLGDFGLARLMEHDNTSCYTKPGGTMGYIAPECFQTLRASSESDVFSFGAVALEIASGRPAFDKGLTFCNMSLVNWVWSLHEMGHILDAADELLDKERDGAQIERLMLVGLWCSVHDYRQRLRMQLVLETLKFEAEVPIL, encoded by the coding sequence ATGGCGGTGAAGAGAATTTATCAAAATTCTGAGGAGGGGCTTAGACAATACGAATCAGAAATTGCAATAATTGACAGCCTGTCGCATCCTAATTTGGTTCCCCTTCTGGGATGGTGCCATGATAGAAACGGCGAATTTCTTCTGGTTTACGAGTATATGTCCAATGGCAGTCTGGACGAATATTTGTTTAAAGGAGAAGCTCAGATTCGGGCTCTGAGTTGGAATGAGAGATTCAGTATAGTCTGCGACTTAGCTTCGGTTCTTCTCCATCTCCATGAGGAATCGAGCCTCCGAGTTCTGCATAGAGACATCAAATATAGCAATATCATACTGGACTGCAACTTTGTGGCACAACTTGGAGACTTTGGTTTGGCTCGGCTGATGGAGCACGATAACACGTCTTGCTACACAAAACCAGGTGGCACCATGGGTTATATCGCGCCAGAGTGCTTTCAAACATTGAGGGCTAGTTCAGAATCAGATGTCTTCAGCTTTGGTGCAGTGGCTCTGGAAATTGCCAGTGGAAGGCCCGCGTTCGACAAAGGACTTACGTTTTGTAATATGAGTTTGGTGAACTGGGTATGGAGTCTGCATGAGATGGGACACATACTTGATGCAGCTGATGAATTGCTTGATAAAGAAAGAGACGGTGCACAAATCGAAAGGTTGATGCTCGTTGGATTGTGGTGCTCCGTCCATGATTATAGACAGAGACTAAGAATGCAGTTAGTTCTTGAAACCTTAAAATTTGAAGCTGAAGTGCCTATTCTCTAA